The following proteins are co-located in the Pseudomonas synxantha genome:
- a CDS encoding ShlB/FhaC/HecB family hemolysin secretion/activation protein yields the protein MSSLSPRTRFLLCALLTCLSLDSAFAAPTPGDQDLIRDRQNRLLEEQQRRLQELQDLPGKADKPQAPATPADTRCFPIKDIELKGADSLPASDRERLLKPYIGQCLGVSQLNELLKAITDYYLGKGRVTSRAYLPQQDLSSGHLQVLVVEGKLEALRSAEDSTVTERELAMAFPGKVGEALNLREIEQLVDQLNRLPSKQAQMELTPGKQIGGSDVVVKNTAQKPWRASLSRNNDGQKSTGEQQWGAGLEWDSPLGLGDQLMLRGGHDAISDHQKNSKNTMLYYNVPWGWWNFSYTYSESDYRTYGRTDDYKYKQDGDNQNHQLRAERVIHRDDVSKTSVNVGLAHLRTNNYVLDVRTAPSSNRLSELQLGINHGRRIGSAFVNLDLGMQNGIGLFDAQSQEERDPIGRRQPNSRYRKYTATVSYLQPFSLWGESFSFSSLATGQRSEDPLFSPQRMSLGGSASVRGFKDQLLTGDSGGYWRNEVRWARPVTLDWMRPAFFEYGASVGYDQGVIRNDRYNDNVHGRVSSNSLELFARGKNVSTSVTFAHSLERPGVVTEREAPIYFRMDFFL from the coding sequence ATGTCTTCACTATCGCCACGGACTCGGTTTCTTCTATGCGCCCTGCTCACATGCCTGAGCCTGGACAGCGCATTCGCCGCCCCCACGCCTGGTGACCAGGACCTGATCCGCGACCGGCAAAACCGCCTGCTCGAAGAGCAACAGCGGCGCCTCCAGGAACTCCAGGACCTGCCCGGTAAAGCGGACAAGCCCCAAGCCCCGGCAACGCCCGCCGACACCCGCTGCTTCCCGATCAAAGACATCGAGCTCAAAGGCGCCGACAGCCTGCCGGCCTCCGACCGCGAACGCCTGCTCAAGCCTTATATCGGCCAGTGCCTGGGCGTGTCCCAGCTCAACGAACTGCTCAAGGCCATCACCGACTACTACCTCGGCAAAGGCCGCGTCACCAGCCGCGCCTACCTGCCGCAACAAGACCTCTCCAGCGGCCACCTGCAAGTGCTGGTGGTCGAAGGCAAGCTCGAAGCCCTGCGCAGCGCCGAAGACAGCACAGTGACCGAGCGCGAACTGGCCATGGCCTTTCCCGGTAAGGTCGGCGAGGCGTTGAACCTGCGCGAGATCGAGCAACTGGTGGACCAGCTCAACCGCCTGCCGTCCAAACAAGCGCAGATGGAACTCACCCCTGGCAAGCAGATCGGCGGTAGCGACGTGGTGGTCAAGAACACTGCGCAAAAGCCCTGGCGCGCCAGCCTGTCGCGCAATAACGACGGGCAGAAAAGCACCGGCGAACAGCAATGGGGCGCCGGCCTTGAGTGGGACAGCCCGCTGGGCCTGGGCGACCAGTTGATGCTGCGCGGCGGCCACGATGCGATCAGCGACCACCAGAAAAACTCGAAAAACACCATGCTCTACTACAACGTGCCGTGGGGCTGGTGGAACTTCAGCTACACCTACAGCGAAAGCGACTACCGCACCTACGGCAGGACCGACGACTACAAATACAAGCAGGACGGCGACAACCAGAACCACCAACTGCGCGCCGAGCGGGTAATCCACCGCGATGACGTGAGCAAGACCTCGGTCAACGTCGGCCTGGCGCACCTGCGCACCAACAACTACGTCCTCGACGTGCGCACCGCGCCTAGCAGCAACCGCCTCAGCGAACTGCAACTGGGCATCAACCACGGGCGGCGTATCGGCAGTGCCTTCGTCAACCTCGACCTCGGCATGCAGAACGGTATCGGCTTGTTCGACGCCCAGTCTCAGGAAGAGCGTGACCCCATTGGCCGGCGCCAGCCCAATTCGCGCTACCGCAAATACACCGCCACCGTCAGCTACCTGCAACCCTTCAGCCTGTGGGGCGAGTCTTTCAGCTTCAGCAGCCTGGCCACCGGGCAACGCAGCGAAGACCCGCTGTTCTCGCCCCAACGCATGAGCCTCGGCGGCTCGGCGTCGGTGCGCGGCTTCAAGGACCAACTGTTGACCGGCGACAGCGGCGGCTACTGGCGCAACGAAGTGCGCTGGGCGCGCCCGGTGACCCTCGACTGGATGCGCCCGGCCTTCTTCGAATACGGCGCCAGCGTCGGCTATGACCAGGGCGTGATCCGCAACGACCGTTACAACGACAACGTGCATGGCCGGGTGTCCAGCAACTCCCTGGAGCTGTTCGCCCGCGGCAAAAACGTCAGCACCAGCGTGACCTTTGCCCACTCGCTGGAAAGACCCGGTGTAGTCACCGAGCGCGAAGCGCCGATCTACTTCCGCATGGATTTCTTCCTGTAA
- the pgaC gene encoding poly-beta-1,6-N-acetyl-D-glucosamine synthase gives MIDRILAIFVLALVLGLPLGLIFLVTGQFLMDFVFFYPLFMSALWIAGGLYFWLHWERHWPWEADTPAPILAGEPLISIIIPCYNEGDNVADTMAAALAQVYPNIEVIAVNDGSSDNTAAVLDALALQHPRLRVLHLAQNQGKAVALRMGAVAARSEYLVCIDGDALLDKNAAAYMVAPMLENPRLGAVTGNPRIRTRSTLIGRVQVGEFSSIIGLIKRTQRVFGRIFTVSGVVVAFRKKALDRIDYWSTDMITEDIDVSWKLQLDHWSIFYEPRALCWILMPETVGGLWKQRLRWAQGGAEVLFKNIRGIWQWRHRYLWPLLFEYCLSTGWAFTFLLSVVFWAMGKFVTLPAAITVDSLVPPAFTGLVLAMVCLLQFAVSILIDRRYEKDLWKTLFWTVWYPMVFWLVSLFTTLVSFPKVLFNQHQKRARWVSPDRGIKPVREEA, from the coding sequence ATGATCGACAGAATCCTGGCTATATTCGTGTTGGCACTGGTGTTGGGCTTGCCCCTGGGCCTGATCTTCCTGGTGACCGGGCAGTTCCTGATGGACTTCGTGTTCTTCTACCCGCTGTTCATGTCGGCGCTGTGGATCGCCGGCGGGCTGTACTTCTGGCTGCACTGGGAGCGCCATTGGCCGTGGGAGGCAGACACGCCTGCGCCGATCCTGGCCGGCGAGCCGCTGATCTCGATCATCATTCCTTGCTACAACGAGGGCGATAACGTCGCCGACACCATGGCGGCCGCATTGGCCCAGGTGTACCCGAATATCGAAGTGATCGCCGTCAACGATGGCTCCAGCGACAACACTGCTGCAGTGCTTGACGCCCTGGCGCTGCAACACCCGCGCCTGCGCGTGCTGCACCTGGCGCAGAACCAGGGCAAGGCCGTGGCCCTGCGCATGGGTGCCGTGGCTGCGCGCAGCGAATACCTGGTGTGCATCGATGGCGATGCCTTGCTCGACAAAAACGCGGCGGCCTACATGGTCGCGCCGATGCTCGAGAACCCGCGCCTGGGCGCCGTCACCGGCAACCCGCGCATTCGTACGCGCTCGACCCTGATCGGCCGGGTGCAGGTGGGCGAGTTCTCCTCGATCATCGGCTTGATCAAGCGCACCCAGCGGGTGTTCGGACGGATCTTCACGGTCTCCGGTGTGGTGGTGGCGTTTCGCAAGAAGGCGCTGGACCGCATCGACTACTGGAGCACCGACATGATCACCGAAGACATCGATGTCAGTTGGAAGCTGCAACTGGATCACTGGTCGATCTTCTACGAGCCGCGTGCACTGTGCTGGATCCTCATGCCCGAGACCGTCGGCGGCCTGTGGAAGCAGCGGCTGCGCTGGGCCCAGGGCGGCGCAGAAGTATTGTTCAAGAACATCCGTGGCATCTGGCAATGGCGCCATCGCTACCTGTGGCCGCTGCTGTTCGAATACTGCCTGTCCACCGGTTGGGCGTTCACCTTCCTGCTCTCGGTGGTCTTCTGGGCCATGGGTAAATTCGTCACCCTGCCGGCGGCCATTACCGTCGACTCCCTGGTGCCGCCCGCGTTCACCGGCCTGGTGTTGGCGATGGTGTGCCTGCTGCAGTTTGCGGTGAGTATCCTGATCGACCGGCGCTACGAAAAAGACCTGTGGAAAACCCTGTTCTGGACCGTGTGGTACCCGATGGTGTTCTGGCTGGTGAGCCTGTTCACCACGCTGGTGAGCTTTCCCAAGGTGTTGTTCAACCAGCATCAGAAGCGCGCACGCTGGGTCAGCCCGGATCGCGGTATCAAACCTGTCCGAGAGGAGGCGTGA
- the pgaD gene encoding poly-beta-1,6-N-acetyl-D-glucosamine biosynthesis protein PgaD: MKLVRTRQSPVMWIIDVLLTLLAWGGLVWLLARGIGAMLETHGGPRIEAPIFAALNTLQIYLWIALFNALILIGWARYQQRRGRQFAQRRAEANALSDKHLSESFNLGDGHLEQFRKPGVLVIHNNEEGGVEDVKSHVSRDVERPGLALVPGTDKDKGIG; this comes from the coding sequence ATGAAACTGGTCAGAACTCGCCAAAGCCCTGTGATGTGGATCATCGATGTGTTGCTGACCCTGCTGGCCTGGGGCGGGCTGGTCTGGTTGCTGGCACGTGGTATCGGCGCCATGCTCGAGACCCATGGCGGCCCACGCATCGAAGCGCCGATCTTTGCCGCGCTCAACACCTTGCAGATCTACCTGTGGATCGCCTTGTTCAATGCCTTGATCCTGATCGGCTGGGCACGCTATCAACAACGCCGCGGCCGCCAGTTTGCCCAGCGCCGCGCCGAGGCCAATGCCCTGAGCGACAAGCACCTGAGTGAAAGCTTCAACCTGGGCGATGGCCACCTGGAGCAGTTTCGCAAACCCGGCGTGCTGGTGATCCACAATAACGAGGAGGGCGGTGTGGAAGACGTGAAGTCCCACGTCTCTCGCGACGTCGAACGCCCCGGCCTGGCCCTGGTGCCCGGCACTGACAAAGACAAGGGCATTGGCTGA
- the pgaB gene encoding poly-beta-1,6-N-acetyl-D-glucosamine N-deacetylase PgaB, translating into MTLLSRCLLVLGVMLAAACAQQPAPFVPPAERPILASEAPWPKNHFLGIAYHDVSDNDPDQAVVAVRTERLIEQLAWLRENGYQAVSVDQVLAARRGGPTLPPKAVMLSFDDGYSSFYTRVMPILRAYNWPAVLAPVGSWIDTPLNQPVDFAGTPRARGDFLTWQQIREVSQSGLVEIAAHTDANHKGILANPQGNLEPAATTRRYDPATRRYETEAQFQARMRTDVAAISNKIRTVTGKSPRVWVWPYGAADGTTLAVVGEHGYEMALTLDDGLDDSNKLMNSPRFLVASDPDGEHFASSMVAVQAKAPLRVLHVDLDHVYDPDPVQQAHNLDVLVQRVVDMGAVTVFLQAYADPKGDGLVHSLYFPNRHLPMRADLFNRVSWQLHTRAHASVFAWMPVLSFALDSKLPRVTRWDPQTGKVGTDPDQYQRLSPFDPKVRQMIGEIYEDLARTSNSAIDGVLYHDDALLSDFEDASPAALKAYAAQGLPDNIAALRADPALMQRWTRFKSRYLIDFTNELTVKVRAIRGPQILTARNIFAEPMLNPGSEAWFAQNLDDFLQTYDWTAPMAMPLMEGQSLKDSNAWLEKLVATVKARPGALDKTIFELQAKDWRTKAAPDISATQLAQWMGVLKRQGVTSFGYYPDNFLENSPDLKTIRPALSNQWNP; encoded by the coding sequence ATGACCCTCCTCAGCCGTTGCTTACTGGTCCTGGGTGTAATGCTGGCCGCCGCCTGCGCCCAGCAACCCGCGCCATTCGTTCCACCTGCCGAGCGGCCGATACTGGCCAGCGAAGCGCCGTGGCCGAAGAACCATTTCCTGGGCATTGCCTACCACGACGTCTCGGACAACGACCCCGACCAGGCCGTGGTGGCGGTGCGTACCGAACGTTTGATCGAGCAACTGGCCTGGCTGCGAGAGAACGGCTACCAGGCGGTCAGCGTCGACCAAGTGCTCGCTGCGCGCCGGGGCGGGCCGACGCTGCCGCCCAAGGCCGTGATGCTCAGCTTCGATGACGGCTATTCCAGCTTCTACACCCGCGTGATGCCGATCCTACGGGCCTACAACTGGCCTGCCGTGCTGGCGCCGGTGGGCAGTTGGATCGATACGCCGCTGAACCAGCCGGTGGACTTCGCCGGCACACCACGGGCACGGGGCGACTTCCTGACCTGGCAGCAGATCCGCGAAGTGTCCCAGTCGGGCCTGGTGGAAATCGCCGCCCATACCGACGCCAATCACAAAGGCATTCTCGCCAACCCCCAGGGCAACCTGGAGCCGGCCGCCACCACGCGTCGCTATGACCCGGCGACCCGTCGCTACGAAACCGAAGCACAGTTCCAGGCACGGATGCGCACGGACGTCGCGGCCATCTCCAACAAGATCCGTACCGTCACCGGCAAGTCGCCGCGGGTGTGGGTGTGGCCTTACGGCGCGGCCGACGGCACCACCCTGGCCGTGGTGGGTGAACACGGCTATGAGATGGCGCTGACGCTCGACGACGGCCTGGATGATTCGAACAAGCTGATGAACAGCCCGCGCTTCCTGGTGGCCTCCGACCCGGATGGCGAACACTTCGCCAGCAGCATGGTCGCGGTGCAGGCCAAGGCGCCGCTGCGCGTGCTGCACGTGGACCTGGATCATGTCTATGACCCCGACCCGGTCCAGCAGGCGCACAATCTCGACGTACTGGTGCAGCGCGTGGTGGATATGGGCGCTGTCACCGTGTTCCTGCAAGCCTACGCCGACCCCAAGGGCGATGGCCTGGTGCATTCGCTGTACTTCCCGAACCGCCACCTGCCGATGCGTGCCGACCTGTTCAACCGTGTCTCCTGGCAGCTGCATACCCGTGCCCACGCCAGCGTGTTTGCATGGATGCCGGTGCTCAGTTTCGCCCTCGATTCCAAGCTGCCACGCGTCACCCGTTGGGACCCGCAAACCGGCAAGGTCGGCACCGATCCGGATCAATACCAGCGCCTGTCACCCTTCGACCCAAAAGTGCGCCAGATGATTGGCGAGATCTATGAAGACCTGGCGCGCACCAGCAACAGTGCCATCGACGGCGTGCTCTACCACGACGATGCGCTGCTCAGCGACTTTGAAGACGCCAGCCCCGCCGCACTCAAGGCCTACGCCGCACAGGGCCTGCCGGACAACATCGCCGCGCTGCGTGCCGACCCTGCGCTGATGCAACGTTGGACGCGCTTCAAGAGCCGCTACCTGATCGACTTCACCAACGAGTTGACCGTCAAAGTCCGTGCTATTCGCGGCCCGCAGATACTCACTGCGCGCAATATCTTCGCCGAGCCGATGCTCAACCCTGGCAGTGAAGCCTGGTTCGCGCAGAACCTTGATGACTTCCTCCAGACCTATGACTGGACGGCGCCCATGGCCATGCCGTTGATGGAAGGCCAGTCGCTCAAAGACTCCAATGCCTGGCTGGAAAAACTGGTAGCCACGGTCAAGGCGCGCCCCGGCGCCCTGGATAAAACCATCTTCGAGCTGCAAGCCAAAGACTGGCGCACCAAGGCCGCGCCGGATATCAGCGCTACGCAATTGGCGCAATGGATGGGTGTACTCAAACGCCAGGGCGTCACCAGTTTCGGCTACTACCCGGACAACTTCCTGGAGAACTCCCCGGACTTGAAGACCATACGTCCGGCTCTTTCCAACCAGTGGAATCCTTAG